The genomic DNA AACTTTCTTGAGACATGCCTCAAGGTAAATTATAATGATTACATCAATTCTATGTATTGGAAGTTATTTAAAGAAAGAACCCTACTAGAAAACAATTTTAAATGTTCTATATGTGGATCAACTGAAAATGTTGATGTGTATCATGTTAATAAAAATTTAGGAAGGGAAACTTCCAAAGATGTAGTTGTTAAATGTGATAAATGTAATTGTAAATAAGTGTATAAAATTTAGATAACTTCACATAATAAGTTTAAATAAAACTTAGGAGGTTATTTATGAAAAATAATAATTTAAATTGTGCTGCTACTAATTGTGCTTATAATACTAGTGGATATTGTTATGCTGGTAGTATAAAAGTAGATGGAATGCAAGCAACTACTACAGAAAATACTTATTGTGCTTCTTTTGAAGACAAATATACATCTGGTATAACTAGTCGTTCTAATGAAACTAACCAAGTTGATACAGATAACATTCATTGTGAAGCTGTAAAATGTAAATACAATAAAAATGAACTTTGCAAAGCTGAAAAAGTTCATATAAATGAAAGAAATGCAAGTTGTGAAACTTTTGAAATGAAATAAATTTCTTTTTATTTAGTTTTATAGTATTTATACAAAGCAAAATTGAACCTATCAAATAGATGTCTTTATTAATGATGTCTATTTATAGGTTCTTTTTTAAAACAATTCATAATTTATATATAAAAATAAATTATTATTTTAATATATTACCTAGAAGTAAATTTAACACCCAGAATATCCATAAGGAACATAAATATTGGAACTCCAATTAGTAATCCCCATACACCTAAATAATGCTCTCCTACAAGTAAAATAATAAAAACAAAACAAACTGGAAGTTTAGTTCTATTCGACATCAACTTAGGGTTTAATATGTATGTTTCTACTGCATGCACTATACAAATCATAAGTAAAACTCCAAAAACCTTTGTTATTCCTCCTGTATTAAATGCTATTACAGTTAATGGAATCAAAGACACTATAACTCCTGCTACTGGAATAAGACCCAACACAAAAATCATAAATCCTAAAGCCCATATTTGAGGGAATCCCATGAAACCTAAGAAAATCATAGAAACAACAGAATTTATAAAGGCAATCATAACTTGTACTTTCATTACTTCACCAAAATTTTTAACAAAGCTCTTTCCAAAAAATACAAGCGAATTATAAATAAAAGAAATCTTACTATCAGAAAGTTTATCTCCAAAATTTTTAATTTCATTTTTTTCAAGTAAAAGGAGTAAACTCAGTAAAAATGCCAATAATATATTTACTCCAAAACTTCCAACTTTTGTTGCTGTTGATGCTATAAGTAGCCCTGCTTGTGAAATATATTTATTAAAATCCAGCTTTGAGACAATAGGATACAATTTTGGTCCTAAAGATTGAGCAAATTGATTTACATCAAAATCACTAAAAACCCTACTCAACTCTGTAAGTTGAACTATAATTATTGGTACAACTGCATAGCTAATCAATACTAACAATATAGCAAATAGTGCATATAACACTATAATTATCAATGAATCTGGAATATTTAAAGAAGAAAACTTCTTAATTCGTTTTCTTGTGGCTACAAGCAAGTTATAGAAAATAAAAGTCATAATAAATGTTAAAAGCACCATATTTAACATATACCAAAATGTAATTAGAATAATTACTACGACAGATATAGAAACAATTTTATATTTTGAACTGTCACGTGCCAATCCTTTGTTATCTTCCATAGTTTAAATCCTCCCCAAATTTTTATGACTTTATAATGACTGCCCTTTTTATTTTAATCTCAAAAAACAAGTAGAAAAATACTAAAAATAACTTATTAATTTTCATAAAACAATATTAAAATTTAGAGAAGATACATTTTAAATAATCTTACTTATACTGAAATCTGCTCTACATCATATATTTAATTTATTATTATCTATCTCATATAGCAATTCGTATATCTCTGGATATTCAAAAAACAAACCCTCTTTTAGTAATTGTCTTATTTCATCTGTGCTTACCCACTTTATATCACTTACTTCTTCCTCCTGTAAAATAGCTTTGGATATATCATATTCTTTTTTAACTAAGTATACATCCCAAAGAGTATCTTCATGAATCATACTTCTAAAAACTTTCATCTCATCTTTAGTTATATCTATCCCTATTTCTTCCTTTGCTTCGCGAATTGCTCCTTCTAAACTGTCTTCCCCAGAAACAATACATCCAGTTGTCATTCCCCACATATTTGGCAATGTCTTTTTACTTTTAGACCTTTTCTGAATTAAAATTTGAGAGTTACTATTTAAAATCCACACTTCAACTGCCAAATGGTAATAACCTTCTTCAATAGAATTACCTCTTTTTATAACATTTCCTGTTTTAATTCCATCAGCATTATATAAATCCCATAATTCCATTTCAAAATCTCCTTGACTTTACTATAAATTAGATAAACTACAAATATATTTTAGCATAATTAATTCTGCTCATTTTTTATTACAATACTTGATTTACATTTATGTTCATTGCTTTTCTTTTCCTTCCATTCTCTTATATCATCTATAATAAATCTATGTTTCAACAATTTTGTGTCAAATTTAAATATTCTAAACACTATTTGTAATACATATCCTAAACCTAAAGCACTTACAAGCGTACCAATACCTACAGAACCTCCTAATAACCACCCAACAACTAATGCTAGTATTTCAAGAATTGTTCTAACAAGACGTACAGATTTATTAGTTTTTTTCTGAAGAGCAATCATAAGCCCATCTCTCGGTCCACTTCCTAAACAAACACCTAAGTATAGAAAACTTGCTATAGCTGCCAAAATAATTCCTATAACAACCATAAACACACCTATATAAGTGTTGCTTGCATGAGGTATCACTCCAGAAAATATTACTAAATCAATAAAAATTCCTATAAATGTCATGTTGAGTAAAGTACCCCATCCTATATTTTCACCAAAAACTGCATCCAATATAACAATTACAACTCCTACCATTATAGAAGCCTGACCTATAGTTATGCCTAGCTTTATAGATAAACCTTGGTGAAGTACATCCCAAGGCATAAGACCTACATGTGCATTAATCATAAGCACAGAAGAAATTGCAAATATAAAAAAACCTGAAAATAATCTTATCATACTTTTTAAACTTATTTTTCCCATCAAAAATCACTCCTCATAATAATAATAACAATAAATACCAATAAAATATATATATAAATACGAAATTTTACAGAATTATTTATTAGGTTAAGATAAAATTTTAATTATAAAAAGTGGCAATCCAAATTTTATACATTTTCACCTATACTCTAAGCTTTCGTGTATAAAAAACGGATATACCACTTTTTTAGTATATAAACATTTTTAGTTTTTCTTATTAATTTTCACTATAAATTCTAGCTTCTTCTTCTCCATTTAGTACTCTTAAAGTTCCAAAAGCAAGTGATTCCAACTCATTTTCTCCTGCCATAATTTCTACTGGTGCTATAAACTCAACTTTCTTTTTAACCATTGAAGTAAACATTTCAGAATATGCAATTCCACCTGTTATAATTATAGCATCTACCTTTCCATCTACTACAGTTGCTAACTCTCCAATACCTTTTGCTAACTGATAAGCCATTGCTTCATAAATAATTTTTGCTTCTTCATTTCCTTCTGCTATCATTTTTTCAACTTCTCTAGCATCTACAGTATTTAGGTATGAAACTATACCACCTTTACCTCTTATCTTTTTAGTCATTTCTCTTTCTGAATATTGACCTGAATAACAGGCAGCCACTAATTTTGTAGCAGGTACTCTTCCTGACCTTTCTGGAGAAAATGGTCCTTCATCATCAGATAGCATATCAACCATTCTTCCTTTTTCATGAAGATAAATACTTACTCCTCCACCAATGTGAGCTACTATTAAGTTTAAGCTCTTATAATCTTTTCCTTTATCCTTAGCATATTTTAAAGCCATTGCTCTAGTATTTAATGCATGCCCTGCACTTGATCTATCCATTCCACAAAGTCCAGATATTCTCGCTACATCTATAAGCTCATCTACTGCAACAGAATCATAAATATATGAGTTGATTCCAAGAGGTTCTGATATTGCATGTGCCACAACAGCACCTAAATTGGAAGCGTGTTCAAGTACTGGTCTATGTCTTAGTACATCAATCATTTCTTCATTTACTAAATATGCTCCTGATTTTACTGGTGGTAAAACTCCACCTCTTCCTACTATTGCACTAAGAGATTTTAAGTCTATACTATTTTCTTTAAGAATATTCAAAACTGCTTCCTTACGCATTTCAAACTGGTCTTGTATAGTATTATATTTTGCAATCTCTTCAGCTGGATGGTCTATCGTCTTCACAAGAATTTGTTCTTCTCCATCATATACTGCTATTTTTGTAGAAGTAGAACCTGGATTTATGGCTAATATTCTGTAAGTCATAATTTTCTTCCTTTCACCTTAATTTCTATAGTCTATTTATATCTATTATAAACTATTTGCTAACCATTTCCATACCTTCATGGAAAGCTTTTATGTTTAATTCAACAAATTTTGGTTTAACATTTTCACTTATAATTTTTTCCCAATCAATAGACTCTAATTGCATAGATTTAACTAGACATCCTAATAAAATAACATTCATTATTTTTGAATTTCCTAGTTCTTCAGCTTTATCAGCTGCATTTATAACTTTTGCATTTAATCTACTTAACTCTGCATCTATATCACTTTCTTGATATTCAGCTCCTCCGATTAAAACAGTCATAGAATCTATCCTATGATTATTTACTAAAGCTTTTCCTTCTGGTTTTAAATAATTGAACCATCTTAAAGCTTCCATTTTTTCAAAAGATACTAATATATCTGCTCCACCAATTTCTATAACTGGAGAATGAACACAATCTCCATATCTAACTTGTGAGGAAACTGAACCTCCTCTTTGACTCATTCCATGTATTTCACTCATCTTTACATCATATCCAGCTTCCATCAATCCCATAGTTAATAATTTACTAGCAAGTATAGTTCCTTGACCTCCTACACCTACCAAAAGTATACTCTTAGTCATATTATTTTTCCTCCTTAACTATTGCTTGTTTTGGACAAACTTGTGCACATACTCCACATCCTACACACTGATTTCTATCTATATTTGATAACTTATTCTCTTTATCAAATGATAGAGCTGGACATCCAGTTTTCAAACATAATTTACATCCTATACATTTATCATGGTCAACTTTACACTTAGTCTTAAATGGATTATTAAATTCTTCTATATCTTCTTTAGAGAATTTTTTAAGTACACATGGCCATCTTGTTATTATTACTGATGGTTCATCTTCTATAGCTAAAGCCCAATCTAGTGCTTCATTTACTTCTTTTAAATTATTAGGGTTTATAACTCTTACATGTTCTATTCCACAAGCTTTAACTAATCCTTCTATATCAACTTCTTTAGTTTTAGCACCTTGTAAAGTATATCCTGAACCTGGGTTTTCTTGGTGACCTGTCATTCCAGTTATTCTATTATCTAATATAACCGAAATAGAATTACCTCTATTGTAAACAACATCTAAAAGTCCATTTATTCCTGTATGGAAGAATGTTGAGTCTCCAAGTACACCTACCAATCTTTTTTCATTATCATCCTTCATATTAAGAACTTTTTGAGCTCCATGTGCAGTTCCAAAAGCAGAACCCATACAAACAACATAGTCTATTCCATTATATGGAGGAGCAAATCCAAGAGTATAACAACCTATATCTCCACCAACTATTAAATTTTTTCTCTTTCCAAGTTCATAGAAGAATCCTCTATGTGGACATCCTGCACAGAAACTTGGTGGTCTTGGTGTTACTAATTCAGATTTGTATTCTATAGTATCATTTGTTTTTCCAAATATAGCTTTTCTTAAAACATCTGGTGTCATTTCTCCATATGGTGGTATTACATCTTTTCCAATACAATCTATTCCATATGCTTTTATTTGTTCTTCTATAAATGGGTCATTTTCTTCTATAACATATATTTTATCAACTTTTTCTGCAAATTCTTTTATTTTTTCATAAGGTAATGGATTTGTAAATCCTAGTTTCATATATGATGCATTTTTTCCAAAAACTTCTTTGGCAAAATTACAACACATACCAGATGCTATAACACCTATTTTTGTATCATTTATTTCATAGTAGTTTAAATCAGTTTCATTTGAGAATTTTTTAAGAATTTCCATTCTTTCTTCAACAACGCCCCTTCTTATTTGAGCATTTGCTGGAACAGTTACCATTTTCTTAGCATTTTTAACATACTCTTTAATTTCAACTTCTTCTCTATCATAGCACTCCACTAATCCTTTTGAATGACAAAGTCTTGTTGTAACTCTATATAAAACTGGTGTATCGTATTTTTCACTAACTTCAAAAGCTTCTTTTATCATATCTTTAGCTTCTTGACTAGTTGATGGTTCAAATAAAGGTATCTTTGCAAATTTTGCATACATCCTATTGTCTTGCTCATTTTGAGATGAATGCATTCCCGGCTCATCTGCTGTAATAAGTACCATACCACCATTTACCCCTGTATATGCATAAGTAAATATTGGATCAGCTGCAACATTCAAACCAACATGTTTCATAGAAGCCATTGTTCTTGCTCCTGCAATTGAACCCCCTATAGCAGCCTCAAGTGCTACCTTTTCGTTTGGAGCCCACTCTGCAACTATTGCATCTTTATATGTTGCTATATTTTCTAATATTTCTGTACTTGGAGTCCCTGGATATGCAGATGCATATTTAACACCAGCCTCATAGGCTCCACGTGCAATTGCTTCATTACCTGTCATCAATTGTTTCATATAAAATTCCCTCCATCTACAATTATTAAATTCATAGTCCACCCAATTTGTTCAATGAAATTAATTATTTATTTTTACTTCTAAACTTTCAAGTGCTTCTTTTATAATACTTGGTGCTTTCTTACATTTATCTTCAGAAACTGCACAAACTGCAAATCTTAAGCCCATTTTTAATGGAACTGCAAATAAATTATGTTTAGTCAATTCTTCACATACTTCTTTTGGATTATCACATGGTATACTTACAAAGAAACCTGCTATATATGGAAGAATTTCTAATCCTACTCTTTCAGCTTCTTTTACAAATACATCTGCTCTTCTAGTAAGCATGTTTTTGTATATTTCTTTTTCATCCTCATATTCTTTGAATTTTTTAGGGTCATTTACAATGTTAGATAATACTGCCATAGCACTTCTATTACAATTTGACCAATTTGCTCTACATGAATGAACACATGAGTAATGGAACTCTTCAGCTACATCTTCACTTGAAGATATACAAATTATAGCTCCCATTCTCATACCATAAGCTGTAAATCCTTTTGACATACTGAATCCAACCAATACGAGAACGTTTTCAGGCAAATTAGAAAATTTCTTAAAAAACTTTCTACATACATCATCATCACCTGCAAAGTCAATATATGCTGAATCTACGAAAAATATTATCTTTTTGTCTTTATCTTTTGCGACTTCTTTTGATAAGTCTAATATTTTATCCCACTCATCATCTGCAACACTATATCCAGTTGGATTATGCGCTGGTGTGTTTATAATTGTAAAGACTCTACCTTGTTTTTCTGCTATATTTACAAATTTTTCTTTAAACGACTCAAAATTAAACCTTCTATTTTCATCAAAAAGTTGGTAATTAACTACTTTTCTATTAGCCTCTTCAGCTATACTTACATATGGACTCCAGAACCAATCAGATGTTAATACCTCATCTCCTTCATTAGTATAGTTCCATACAGCTAATTTTATTGCACCACTTCCTCCTGGTGAAGCTAATACTCTTATATGTCCTTCTGGTAAGTAATCTCTGAAAAATACTTTTTTAACTGCTTCTAAGTAATCTGGTTGACCTTCAAGAGCTGCATATGCACCTATCTCACA from Clostridioides difficile ATCC 9689 = DSM 1296 includes the following:
- a CDS encoding DUF1540 domain-containing protein; translated protein: MKNNNLNCAATNCAYNTSGYCYAGSIKVDGMQATTTENTYCASFEDKYTSGITSRSNETNQVDTDNIHCEAVKCKYNKNELCKAEKVHINERNASCETFEMK
- a CDS encoding NUDIX hydrolase — encoded protein: MELWDLYNADGIKTGNVIKRGNSIEEGYYHLAVEVWILNSNSQILIQKRSKSKKTLPNMWGMTTGCIVSGEDSLEGAIREAKEEIGIDITKDEMKVFRSMIHEDTLWDVYLVKKEYDISKAILQEEEVSDIKWVSTDEIRQLLKEGLFFEYPEIYELLYEIDNNKLNI
- the iorA gene encoding indolepyruvate ferredoxin oxidoreductase subunit alpha, which translates into the protein MKQLMTGNEAIARGAYEAGVKYASAYPGTPSTEILENIATYKDAIVAEWAPNEKVALEAAIGGSIAGARTMASMKHVGLNVAADPIFTYAYTGVNGGMVLITADEPGMHSSQNEQDNRMYAKFAKIPLFEPSTSQEAKDMIKEAFEVSEKYDTPVLYRVTTRLCHSKGLVECYDREEVEIKEYVKNAKKMVTVPANAQIRRGVVEERMEILKKFSNETDLNYYEINDTKIGVIASGMCCNFAKEVFGKNASYMKLGFTNPLPYEKIKEFAEKVDKIYVIEENDPFIEEQIKAYGIDCIGKDVIPPYGEMTPDVLRKAIFGKTNDTIEYKSELVTPRPPSFCAGCPHRGFFYELGKRKNLIVGGDIGCYTLGFAPPYNGIDYVVCMGSAFGTAHGAQKVLNMKDDNEKRLVGVLGDSTFFHTGINGLLDVVYNRGNSISVILDNRITGMTGHQENPGSGYTLQGAKTKEVDIEGLVKACGIEHVRVINPNNLKEVNEALDWALAIEDEPSVIITRWPCVLKKFSKEDIEEFNNPFKTKCKVDHDKCIGCKLCLKTGCPALSFDKENKLSNIDRNQCVGCGVCAQVCPKQAIVKEEK
- a CDS encoding YczE/YyaS/YitT family protein, yielding MGKISLKSMIRLFSGFFIFAISSVLMINAHVGLMPWDVLHQGLSIKLGITIGQASIMVGVVIVILDAVFGENIGWGTLLNMTFIGIFIDLVIFSGVIPHASNTYIGVFMVVIGIILAAIASFLYLGVCLGSGPRDGLMIALQKKTNKSVRLVRTILEILALVVGWLLGGSVGIGTLVSALGLGYVLQIVFRIFKFDTKLLKHRFIIDDIREWKEKKSNEHKCKSSIVIKNEQN
- a CDS encoding AI-2E family transporter produces the protein MEDNKGLARDSSKYKIVSISVVVIILITFWYMLNMVLLTFIMTFIFYNLLVATRKRIKKFSSLNIPDSLIIIVLYALFAILLVLISYAVVPIIIVQLTELSRVFSDFDVNQFAQSLGPKLYPIVSKLDFNKYISQAGLLIASTATKVGSFGVNILLAFLLSLLLLLEKNEIKNFGDKLSDSKISFIYNSLVFFGKSFVKNFGEVMKVQVMIAFINSVVSMIFLGFMGFPQIWALGFMIFVLGLIPVAGVIVSLIPLTVIAFNTGGITKVFGVLLMICIVHAVETYILNPKLMSNRTKLPVCFVFIILLVGEHYLGVWGLLIGVPIFMFLMDILGVKFTSR
- a CDS encoding indolepyruvate oxidoreductase subunit beta, with the translated sequence MTKSILLVGVGGQGTILASKLLTMGLMEAGYDVKMSEIHGMSQRGGSVSSQVRYGDCVHSPVIEIGGADILVSFEKMEALRWFNYLKPEGKALVNNHRIDSMTVLIGGAEYQESDIDAELSRLNAKVINAADKAEELGNSKIMNVILLGCLVKSMQLESIDWEKIISENVKPKFVELNIKAFHEGMEMVSK
- a CDS encoding pyridoxal phosphate-dependent aminotransferase, with protein sequence MSQSMVGKHAMWPKENDVIFSISGRAQAAEKAFGMDNVINATIGALMDDSGKLITMKTVYEEYKVLDNCEIGAYAALEGQPDYLEAVKKVFFRDYLPEGHIRVLASPGGSGAIKLAVWNYTNEGDEVLTSDWFWSPYVSIAEEANRKVVNYQLFDENRRFNFESFKEKFVNIAEKQGRVFTIINTPAHNPTGYSVADDEWDKILDLSKEVAKDKDKKIIFFVDSAYIDFAGDDDVCRKFFKKFSNLPENVLVLVGFSMSKGFTAYGMRMGAIICISSSEDVAEEFHYSCVHSCRANWSNCNRSAMAVLSNIVNDPKKFKEYEDEKEIYKNMLTRRADVFVKEAERVGLEILPYIAGFFVSIPCDNPKEVCEELTKHNLFAVPLKMGLRFAVCAVSEDKCKKAPSIIKEALESLEVKINN
- the buk gene encoding butyrate kinase, whose translation is MTYRILAINPGSTSTKIAVYDGEEQILVKTIDHPAEEIAKYNTIQDQFEMRKEAVLNILKENSIDLKSLSAIVGRGGVLPPVKSGAYLVNEEMIDVLRHRPVLEHASNLGAVVAHAISEPLGINSYIYDSVAVDELIDVARISGLCGMDRSSAGHALNTRAMALKYAKDKGKDYKSLNLIVAHIGGGVSIYLHEKGRMVDMLSDDEGPFSPERSGRVPATKLVAACYSGQYSEREMTKKIRGKGGIVSYLNTVDAREVEKMIAEGNEEAKIIYEAMAYQLAKGIGELATVVDGKVDAIIITGGIAYSEMFTSMVKKKVEFIAPVEIMAGENELESLAFGTLRVLNGEEEARIYSEN